A region from the Lytechinus variegatus isolate NC3 chromosome 6, Lvar_3.0, whole genome shotgun sequence genome encodes:
- the LOC121417303 gene encoding uncharacterized protein LOC121417303, which produces MADIEDLVFEVEEAIFGLAVGQLPMVCTHLAIPSSETEGKPRKFLVRRLQRLVRELGDNEAGAATLAALKDILQGLKDESLEEVPDLHLPVVKDAVEEKPSIPVPVQSMQMIRKELRISGQVGDSSHKDRLTLSSLNHQIDAALLKGYSEAEVVESVLKAIHPSLRLRSYLESCSNLNLGTLKAFLKSHYQEQDATELYQELSQATQGKTESAQSFVMRALDLRQRIIRASEDTTTGLKYDVSLVQNMFIHTIITGLCNDQIRQDLKSSLSVATSDEELLEKLHTAVALESKRQLKAGIRPAARVNVITEDNAEPAKQRNKSQHPEFEMMKGFAAQLAELKACVAALQDRTPAPGPTPADGRPPRPKGCERCREQGRGNDCRHCFKCGSSEHYARGCRKRNQGNGQGSTRGDRV; this is translated from the coding sequence ATGGCAGACATCGAGGATTTGGTGTTCGAGGTGGAGGAGGCGATATTTGGTCTGGCAGTAGGACAACTGCCAATGGTTTGCACCCATCTAGCTATCCCATCATCGGAGACAGAGGGGAAGCCCAGGAAGTTTCTGGTCCGTCGACTTCAACGGCTAGTGAGGGAGCTGGGAGACAATGAGGCTGGTGCGGCCACGTTGGCTGCATTAAAGGACATTCTGCAAGGGTTGAAGGACGAGAGTCTAGAAGAGGTACCAGACTTGCACCTGCCTGTTGTAAAAGATGCGGTGGAGGAGAAGCCTTCAATTCCGGTTCCGGTTCAATCCATGCAGATGATCAGAAAGGAGCTGCGAATCAGTGGTCAAGTGGGTGATTCGAGTCACAAGGACAGGCTTACTCTATCTAGCCTCAACCACCAGATAGATGCAGCCCTTTTGAAAGGATATTCAGAAGCTGAGGTGGTTGAGAGTGTTCTAAAGGCCATTCACCCCAGCCTAAGGCTTCGATCGTATTTGGAAAGCTGCTCCAACCTCAATCTTGGTACTCTAAAGGCATTTCTAAAATCGCATTATCAGGAGCAGGATGCAACTGAATTGTATCAAGAGCTTTCTCAGGCAACCCAGGGGAAGACTGAATCAGCACAGAGCTTCGTGATGCGGGCTCTGGATCTGCGCCAGCGGATAATCCGAGCCTCCGAGGACACAACAACTGGGCTGAAATATGACGTCAGCCTGGTGCAGAATATGTTTATTCACACGATCATTACTGGGTTGTGCAATGACCAGATCAGACAAGATCTTAAGTCATCTTTGTCTGTCGCAACCAGTGATGAGGAACTCCTGGAAAAATTGCACACTGCAGTTGCCCTGGAATCAAAGCGGCAACTGAAAGCTGGGATCAGACCCGCAGCACGGGTGAATGTCATCACGGAGGACAATGCAGAACCTGCAAAGCAAAGGAATAAGAGCCAGCACCCGGAGTTTGAGATGATGAAGGGCTTTGCGGCACAACTGGCCGAACTCAAAGCGTGTGTGGCAGCCTTGCAGGATAGGACACCTGCACCGGGACCAACGCCGGCAGATGGCAGGCCGCCCCGGCCTAAGGGATGTGAGAGATGCCGAGAGCAAGGTCGGGGAAATGACTGCCGTCATTGTTTCAAGTGTGGTTCATCTGAACATTATGCCCGTGGATGCAGGAAGAGGAACCAGGGAAACGGGCAAGGGTCAACCCGAGGGGACCGGGTTTAA